The proteins below come from a single Myxococcota bacterium genomic window:
- a CDS encoding glycosyltransferase family 2 protein, which produces MTTDLDLPSDAAFATGPRPRLSVVIPVYNEKGTLRELVKRVESVAIDKEIVLVDDCSTDGTRDLLRDLEGTPGLRVFYQDRNQGKGAALRRGLAAARGEMAIIQDADLEYDPSEYPKLIQPIVDGRADVVYGSRFVGSEAHRVLYFWHSVGNRVLTTVSNMFTNLNLTDMETCYKVFRREVLASFEIEEDRFGVEPEITAKIAKGRWRVYEVGISYSGRTYEEGKKIGWRDGVRAIVCILKYNLFR; this is translated from the coding sequence ATGACGACGGACCTGGATCTCCCGAGCGACGCCGCGTTCGCGACGGGCCCGCGGCCGCGGCTCTCGGTCGTGATCCCCGTCTACAACGAGAAGGGAACGCTGCGCGAGCTCGTCAAGCGCGTCGAGTCGGTCGCGATCGACAAGGAGATCGTGCTCGTCGACGACTGCTCGACCGACGGAACGCGCGATCTCCTGCGCGATCTCGAGGGAACGCCCGGCCTCCGCGTCTTCTACCAGGACCGGAACCAGGGCAAGGGCGCCGCCCTGCGTCGCGGCCTCGCCGCGGCGCGCGGCGAGATGGCGATCATCCAGGACGCCGACCTCGAGTACGACCCCTCCGAGTATCCGAAGCTCATCCAGCCGATCGTCGACGGGCGCGCCGACGTCGTCTACGGCTCGCGCTTCGTCGGGTCGGAGGCTCACCGCGTGCTCTACTTCTGGCACTCGGTCGGCAACCGCGTGCTCACGACGGTCTCGAACATGTTCACGAACCTGAACCTCACGGACATGGAGACCTGCTACAAGGTCTTCCGCCGCGAGGTGCTGGCGTCGTTCGAGATCGAAGAGGACCGCTTCGGCGTCGAGCCGGAGATCACCGCGAAGATCGCGAAGGGGCGCTGGCGCGTCTACGAGGTCGGCATCTCGTACAGCGGCCGCACCTACGAGGAAGGCAAGAAGATCGGCTGGCGCGACGGCGTGCGCGCGATCGTCTGCATCCTCAAGTACAACCTCTTCCGCTAG
- a CDS encoding FAD-binding oxidoreductase: MTLPPSATRRLAGWGHFPVEECDVYRPERRDELRELVLGAPQPSVIARGLGRAYGDAALNRGGAVLLGERLDRMLDFDPETGVLWCEAAVSLADILDVFLPQGFFFPVTPGTKFITLGGAIAADVHGKNHHHSGSISAFLEDFRLLTASGDVLDCSRTQNADVFWATTGGMGLTGVVLDARIRLMRVESAYVTVDYEKCPNLDAVLESFLLNDHKHHYVVTWIDCLARGQSLGRSVVMRANHTPHDELPEKRRAAPFSAGPPIPLAVPFPLPNGTLNPFTVRAFNTGFYHAHRDGRFVTDCNRFFYPLDRVRAWNRAYGTRGAIQYQALIPRGAERAGVVALLEEISRANWPAFLAVLKSLGDASGGLLSFPRPGITLTLDMPAPSAKLLEVVARLDDIVLRHGGCVYLAKDSCLHAESLRAMYPELGRFRDLKAKVDPENRFSSSLGRRLGLVDG, encoded by the coding sequence ATGACGCTGCCGCCGTCGGCGACCCGGCGTCTCGCGGGCTGGGGCCACTTCCCGGTCGAGGAGTGCGACGTCTACCGCCCCGAGCGGCGCGACGAGCTCCGCGAGCTCGTGCTCGGCGCCCCGCAGCCGAGCGTGATCGCGCGCGGTCTCGGCCGCGCCTACGGCGACGCCGCACTCAACCGCGGCGGCGCCGTGCTGCTCGGCGAGCGGCTCGACCGCATGCTCGACTTCGACCCCGAGACGGGCGTGCTGTGGTGCGAGGCGGCGGTCAGCCTCGCCGACATCCTCGACGTCTTCCTGCCGCAGGGGTTCTTCTTCCCGGTCACGCCGGGGACCAAGTTCATCACGCTCGGCGGCGCGATCGCCGCCGACGTCCACGGCAAGAACCACCACCACAGCGGCTCGATCTCCGCCTTCCTCGAGGACTTCCGTCTGCTCACCGCGAGCGGCGACGTACTCGACTGCTCGCGCACACAGAACGCCGACGTCTTCTGGGCGACGACCGGCGGCATGGGGCTCACGGGCGTCGTGCTCGACGCGCGCATCCGCCTCATGCGCGTCGAGAGCGCCTACGTGACGGTCGACTACGAGAAGTGTCCGAACCTCGACGCCGTGCTCGAGAGCTTCCTGCTGAACGATCACAAGCACCACTACGTGGTCACGTGGATCGACTGCCTGGCGCGCGGCCAGAGCCTCGGCCGGTCCGTCGTCATGCGCGCGAACCACACGCCGCACGACGAGCTCCCCGAGAAGCGCCGCGCCGCTCCGTTCTCGGCGGGCCCGCCGATCCCCCTCGCCGTCCCCTTCCCGCTGCCGAACGGGACGCTCAACCCGTTCACGGTGCGCGCGTTCAACACCGGCTTCTACCACGCGCACCGCGACGGGCGCTTCGTCACCGACTGCAACCGGTTCTTCTACCCGCTCGACCGCGTACGCGCATGGAACCGCGCCTACGGCACGCGCGGCGCGATCCAGTACCAGGCGCTCATCCCGCGCGGCGCGGAGCGCGCGGGCGTGGTCGCGCTGCTCGAGGAGATCTCGCGCGCGAACTGGCCCGCCTTCCTCGCGGTCCTCAAGTCGCTCGGCGACGCGAGCGGAGGGCTGCTCTCGTTCCCGCGGCCGGGCATCACGCTGACGCTCGACATGCCGGCGCCGAGCGCGAAGCTGCTCGAAGTCGTCGCGCGCCTCGACGACATCGTGCTCCGCCACGGTGGCTGCGTGTACCTCGCGAAGGATTCGTGCCTCCATGCGGAGAGCCTGCGCGCGATGTACCCCGAGCTCGGCCGCTTCCGCGACCTGAAGGCGAAGGTCGACCCCGAGAACCGCTTCTCTTCGTCGCTCGGGCGCCGCCTCGGACTGGTGGACGGATGA
- a CDS encoding protein-L-isoaspartate(D-aspartate) O-methyltransferase → MGLEAPLRARDDRDRYRIARRRLADRLRAAGIHDERVLAAFEVVERHRLIPEALRDQAYRMTPLPIGDGQTISAPDVVATMTQAAQLRGDESVLEVGTGSGYQAAVLARLASRVVSIERIPRLASRARRALDELGVTNVVVHLGDGTQGRAVDAPYDAILVTAGGPAVPEPLLAQLAAGGRLVGPFGPRGGQQLQRFVRQPDGTLSREVLAPCTFVDLIGAHGWVA, encoded by the coding sequence ATGGGGCTCGAGGCGCCGCTCCGCGCGCGCGACGATCGCGACCGCTATCGCATCGCGCGACGGCGTCTTGCCGACCGCCTGCGCGCGGCGGGCATCCACGACGAGCGCGTGCTCGCCGCGTTCGAGGTCGTCGAGCGACATCGGCTGATCCCGGAGGCGCTCCGCGACCAGGCGTATCGCATGACGCCGCTCCCGATCGGCGACGGGCAGACGATCTCGGCGCCCGACGTGGTCGCCACGATGACCCAGGCGGCGCAGCTGCGCGGCGACGAGAGCGTGCTCGAAGTGGGCACCGGCTCCGGCTACCAGGCGGCGGTCCTCGCGCGGCTCGCCTCCCGCGTCGTCTCGATCGAACGGATTCCGCGGCTCGCGTCGCGCGCGCGGCGCGCGCTCGATGAGCTCGGCGTGACGAACGTCGTCGTCCACCTCGGCGACGGGACGCAGGGAAGGGCGGTCGACGCGCCCTACGACGCGATCCTCGTGACGGCGGGCGGACCGGCCGTACCCGAGCCCCTGCTCGCGCAGCTCGCCGCGGGCGGGCGGCTCGTCGGCCCCTTCGGCCCGCGCGGCGGACAGCAGCTGCAGCGGTTCGTCCGGCAGCCCGACGGGACGCTCTCGCGCGAGGTGCTCGCGCCGTGCACGTTCGTCGACCTGATCGGCGCGCACGGATGGGTCGCGTGA
- a CDS encoding adenine phosphoribosyltransferase → MTSNDVAAQLRAHIRDIPDFPKPGILFRDLTPLLADASALALAIDAMAEPFARDGVDSVLGTEARGFIFGAAIAIRLGAGFVPARKPGKLPYRTLDVSYELEYGTDTVQMHVDGVRKGQRVLVVDDLIATGGTARATVELARRSGGEVVGCSFLIALDALGGADALGVERVHSVLHY, encoded by the coding sequence GTGACCTCGAACGACGTGGCCGCACAGCTGCGCGCGCACATCCGCGACATCCCCGACTTCCCGAAGCCCGGGATCCTGTTCCGCGACCTCACCCCGCTGCTCGCGGACGCGTCGGCGCTCGCGCTCGCGATCGACGCGATGGCCGAGCCGTTCGCGCGCGACGGCGTCGACAGCGTCCTCGGCACCGAGGCGCGCGGCTTCATCTTCGGCGCGGCGATCGCGATCCGGCTCGGCGCGGGCTTCGTGCCGGCGCGCAAGCCCGGCAAGCTCCCGTATCGCACGCTCGACGTGAGCTACGAGCTCGAGTACGGCACCGACACCGTGCAGATGCACGTCGACGGTGTGCGGAAGGGGCAGCGCGTGCTCGTGGTCGACGATCTCATCGCGACGGGCGGAACGGCCCGGGCGACGGTCGAGCTCGCGCGCCGCAGCGGCGGCGAGGTGGTCGGCTGCTCGTTCCTGATCGCACTCGATGCGCTCGGCGGCGCCGATGCGCTCGGCGTCGAGCGCGTGCACAGCGTGCTGCACTACTGA
- a CDS encoding CPBP family glutamic-type intramembrane protease has translation MKDARFGHGFWPYLLPYFAFLLLSEVGGRLPEGAWLAVLALKPLVPAALVAYFWRRGMYPELRGFGARARGLPLDLLVGAASGALWMAPYLLLPADLGEGLGSLWPDRSAGFDPARAGASLAPLVLALRFVGYAGVTPVFEELFIRSFVMRYAEVFDRGGDFRDVPVARYTPRGLWVSAVFFVLGHVFWEWWVALPWVLATSAYFYWRGHLGAVVAAHAAANATILVAAVLADGPLWFFV, from the coding sequence GTGAAGGACGCGCGCTTCGGCCACGGGTTCTGGCCCTATCTCCTTCCGTACTTCGCGTTCCTGCTGCTGTCGGAGGTGGGCGGCCGACTGCCCGAGGGCGCCTGGCTCGCGGTGCTCGCCCTGAAGCCGCTCGTGCCCGCGGCGCTGGTCGCGTACTTCTGGCGCCGCGGCATGTACCCGGAGCTGCGCGGCTTCGGCGCCCGCGCGCGCGGCCTTCCCCTCGACCTGCTCGTCGGCGCGGCCTCGGGCGCGCTGTGGATGGCGCCCTATCTGCTGCTTCCGGCCGATCTCGGCGAGGGGCTCGGGAGCCTGTGGCCCGACCGGAGCGCGGGCTTCGACCCGGCGCGCGCGGGCGCGTCGCTCGCGCCGCTCGTGCTCGCACTCCGCTTCGTCGGCTACGCCGGCGTCACGCCCGTCTTCGAGGAGCTCTTCATCCGCAGCTTCGTGATGCGCTATGCGGAGGTCTTCGATCGCGGTGGCGACTTCCGCGACGTCCCGGTCGCGCGCTACACGCCGCGCGGGCTGTGGGTGTCGGCGGTGTTCTTCGTGCTGGGGCACGTCTTCTGGGAGTGGTGGGTGGCCCTTCCCTGGGTACTCGCGACGAGCGCCTACTTCTACTGGCGCGGGCACCTCGGCGCGGTCGTCGCCGCGCACGCCGCGGCGAACGCGACGATCCTCGTCGCGGCCGTCCTCGCGGACGGCCCGCTCTGGTTCTTCGTGTGA
- a CDS encoding UDP-glucuronic acid decarboxylase family protein, giving the protein MQRTTRNPYRRPRTLVTGGAGFLGSHLCERLLAEGHEVICVDNFYTGSRRNVEALLDDRRFELVRHDVTFPLYVEADEIFNLACPASPVHYQNDPVQTTKTSVHGAINMLGLAKRLRARIFQASTSEVYGDPQVHPQREDYWGHVNPVGIRSCYDEGKRCAETLFFDYHRQHGLQIKVARIFNTYGPRMDPGDGRVVSNFIVQALTKQPITIYGDGSQTRSFCYVDDLIEGFVRLMRSPADVTGPMNLGNPGEFTMIELAELVLELTGSPSKLVHEPLPQDDPTQRCPDIGLAREKLDWAPRTPLAEGLKQTIAYFDDLLSARA; this is encoded by the coding sequence ATGCAGCGAACGACCCGCAACCCCTATCGGCGCCCGCGCACGCTCGTCACCGGCGGCGCCGGGTTCCTCGGCTCGCACCTGTGCGAGCGCCTCCTCGCCGAAGGCCACGAGGTGATCTGCGTCGACAACTTCTACACCGGGAGCCGGCGCAACGTCGAAGCGCTCCTCGACGACCGGCGCTTCGAGCTCGTCCGGCACGACGTGACGTTCCCGCTCTACGTCGAGGCCGACGAGATCTTCAACCTCGCGTGCCCGGCATCGCCCGTCCACTACCAGAACGACCCCGTGCAGACGACGAAGACGAGCGTCCACGGCGCGATCAACATGCTCGGGCTCGCGAAGCGGCTGCGGGCGCGCATCTTCCAGGCCTCGACGTCCGAGGTCTACGGCGACCCGCAGGTCCATCCGCAGCGCGAGGACTACTGGGGCCACGTGAATCCCGTCGGGATCCGCTCGTGCTACGACGAGGGCAAGCGCTGCGCGGAGACGCTCTTCTTCGACTACCACCGCCAGCACGGCCTGCAGATCAAGGTCGCGCGCATCTTCAACACGTACGGTCCGCGGATGGACCCGGGCGACGGCCGCGTCGTCAGCAACTTCATCGTGCAGGCGCTCACGAAGCAGCCGATCACGATCTACGGCGACGGCTCGCAGACGCGTTCCTTCTGCTATGTCGACGACCTGATCGAGGGATTCGTCCGGCTCATGCGCTCGCCCGCCGACGTGACCGGCCCGATGAACCTCGGGAACCCGGGCGAGTTCACGATGATCGAGCTCGCCGAGCTCGTGCTCGAGCTCACCGGCTCGCCGTCGAAGCTCGTGCACGAGCCGCTGCCGCAGGACGACCCGACGCAGCGCTGCCCCGACATCGGGCTCGCCCGCGAGAAGCTCGACTGGGCGCCGCGCACGCCTCTGGCGGAGGGCCTGAAGCAGACGATCGCCTACTTCGACGACCTGCTGTCGGCGCGCGCCTAG
- a CDS encoding EpsI family protein, with protein sequence MSAHAWQNAALAVVLLAAGGAAWTLRLRAPLEVQAESLDGIAMEIAGWRGRDIPLEETVERMLRADRNVQRTYVDPAGGVVWLYVGYYGTERGGRSEHSPFVCYPSAGFSIVEGATRTVTLPGGGRATEIRVGRAGDERLVHFWYRSHRSAHLVGAVAHAWDRFVGRIADGRADGAFVRISAPIDGMDVDAIRARLFRFGAALDEELAAHWPEEAAAPRARVARAAG encoded by the coding sequence GTGAGCGCGCACGCCTGGCAGAACGCGGCGCTCGCCGTCGTGCTGCTCGCCGCGGGCGGCGCCGCGTGGACGCTCCGGCTCCGCGCCCCGCTCGAGGTGCAGGCCGAATCGCTCGACGGCATCGCGATGGAGATCGCCGGCTGGCGCGGGCGCGACATCCCGCTCGAGGAGACGGTCGAGCGGATGCTCCGCGCCGATCGCAACGTGCAGCGCACGTACGTCGACCCGGCGGGCGGCGTCGTGTGGCTCTACGTCGGCTACTACGGGACGGAGCGCGGCGGGCGCTCCGAGCACTCGCCCTTCGTCTGCTACCCGTCCGCCGGCTTCTCGATCGTCGAGGGCGCGACGCGCACCGTGACGCTCCCGGGCGGCGGCCGCGCGACCGAGATCCGCGTCGGGCGCGCGGGCGACGAGCGCCTCGTGCACTTCTGGTACCGCTCCCATCGCTCCGCGCATCTCGTGGGCGCGGTCGCGCACGCGTGGGACCGCTTCGTGGGACGCATCGCGGACGGGCGCGCCGACGGCGCGTTCGTCCGCATCAGCGCGCCGATCGACGGGATGGACGTCGACGCGATCCGCGCGCGACTGTTCCGCTTCGGCGCCGCGCTCGACGAAGAGCTCGCCGCCCACTGGCCCGAGGAAGCCGCCGCTCCGCGCGCGCGCGTCGCGCGCGCCGCCGGATAG
- a CDS encoding PilZ domain-containing protein: MAEVLVIHDGELADVREILAELDASFTERVGPSTADDQATPWSVIVGSPRRVMEMQVGASGAKPVRIALMDGDSKTLVAMLRRSGVDLMVQRPVHPSALRLLLLHAFYRGPEKRKYPRYTIGAPARFRAGLAMKRPALLADLSMKGCRLIAKDAPQREQTLKVFFGTELGARRAFAIRATVVRCGPTEGAGDGMNAIALRFDDFGRDEARGLKEVIAAHLNGPAMLERAEAAKHAVTRAAAHARTSAAAPSVAASPIDAASVAAPDDSPAAADPAASADANDERRAEARRSLDRRVIALGVEATRVLMGRDISVGGMRVERNDTIDVGDDLRIALHVRARSEPLVVQARVERDDGEDGLLLRFHDLTETAENYLRKMVNFLPILAARGGDEGSGIVVSEILDRGASAATSALASLPTATA, encoded by the coding sequence ATGGCCGAGGTGCTGGTGATCCACGACGGGGAGCTCGCCGACGTGCGCGAGATCCTCGCCGAGCTCGACGCGAGCTTCACGGAGCGCGTCGGCCCCAGCACCGCGGACGACCAGGCGACGCCGTGGAGCGTGATCGTCGGATCGCCGCGGCGCGTGATGGAGATGCAGGTCGGCGCCTCCGGTGCCAAGCCCGTCCGGATCGCGCTCATGGACGGCGATTCCAAGACGCTCGTCGCGATGCTGCGCCGCTCGGGCGTCGACCTCATGGTGCAGCGGCCCGTCCACCCGAGTGCGCTGCGACTCCTCCTGCTCCACGCCTTCTACCGGGGCCCCGAGAAGCGCAAGTATCCGCGCTACACGATCGGCGCCCCCGCTCGCTTCCGCGCCGGCCTCGCGATGAAGCGCCCTGCCCTGCTCGCGGACCTCTCGATGAAGGGCTGTCGACTGATCGCCAAGGACGCTCCGCAGCGCGAGCAGACGCTCAAGGTGTTCTTCGGGACGGAGCTCGGCGCGCGCCGTGCGTTCGCGATCCGCGCCACCGTCGTCCGCTGCGGCCCGACGGAGGGAGCGGGCGATGGCATGAACGCGATCGCGCTCCGCTTCGACGACTTCGGACGGGACGAGGCGCGCGGACTCAAGGAAGTGATCGCCGCGCACCTGAACGGTCCGGCGATGCTCGAGCGCGCGGAGGCGGCGAAGCACGCGGTCACGCGCGCCGCAGCCCACGCGCGGACGAGTGCGGCCGCGCCCTCGGTCGCCGCGTCGCCGATCGACGCCGCGAGCGTCGCCGCGCCCGACGATTCGCCCGCCGCGGCGGACCCCGCGGCGAGCGCGGACGCGAATGACGAGCGCCGTGCCGAGGCGCGCCGCTCTCTCGATCGGCGGGTCATCGCGCTCGGCGTCGAGGCGACGCGCGTGCTGATGGGCCGGGACATCTCGGTCGGCGGGATGCGCGTCGAGCGCAACGACACGATCGACGTCGGCGACGATCTCCGCATCGCGCTGCACGTGCGCGCCCGTTCGGAGCCGCTCGTCGTCCAGGCGCGCGTCGAGCGCGACGACGGCGAGGACGGGCTCCTGCTGCGCTTCCACGACCTCACCGAGACCGCGGAGAACTACCTCCGCAAGATGGTGAACTTCCTCCCCATCCTCGCGGCGCGCGGCGGCGACGAAGGCTCGGGCATCGTCGTGTCCGAGATCCTCGATCGCGGCGCGAGCGCTGCGACATCGGCGCTCGCCTCGCTCCCCACCGCGACGGCCTGA
- a CDS encoding LysM peptidoglycan-binding domain-containing M23 family metallopeptidase: protein MSVARAASLVAACALAAAACSAPPPAPAPLERAGTYHVVQRGENLFRIGQRYGVPAEVLREVNGIDDVTQLRVGQRLWIPAAGIRADGPPGSTLADRVRAEVRAEAGVDFAWPLRGTVTSRYGRRRRGPHEGIDIAAPRGTDVVAAEAGKVIHVGRMGDYGKLVVVKHSGNFRSVYAHLDRYHVREGSFVEKGERIAEVGRTGNASGPHLHFEIRELDRPRDPMLYLP, encoded by the coding sequence GTGAGCGTCGCGCGCGCGGCGTCCCTCGTCGCCGCCTGTGCACTCGCCGCCGCCGCGTGCAGCGCGCCACCTCCCGCTCCCGCGCCGCTCGAGCGCGCGGGCACCTACCACGTCGTGCAGCGCGGCGAGAATCTCTTCCGCATCGGGCAGCGCTACGGCGTGCCGGCCGAAGTCCTGCGCGAGGTGAACGGCATCGACGACGTCACGCAGCTGCGCGTCGGCCAGCGGCTCTGGATCCCGGCGGCGGGGATCCGCGCCGACGGCCCGCCCGGCAGCACGCTCGCCGATCGCGTGCGTGCGGAGGTGCGCGCCGAGGCGGGCGTGGACTTCGCATGGCCCCTGCGCGGCACGGTGACGTCGCGCTACGGCCGTCGGCGGCGCGGCCCGCACGAGGGCATCGACATCGCGGCGCCTCGCGGCACGGACGTCGTCGCCGCCGAGGCGGGCAAGGTGATCCACGTCGGGCGCATGGGCGACTACGGCAAGCTCGTCGTGGTGAAGCACTCCGGCAACTTCCGCTCCGTCTACGCCCACCTCGACCGATACCACGTGCGCGAGGGCAGCTTCGTCGAGAAGGGCGAGCGCATCGCCGAGGTCGGACGGACGGGCAATGCGAGCGGCCCGCACCTCCACTTCGAGATCCGCGAGCTCGACCGCCCGCGCGACCCGATGCTGTACCTTCCGTGA
- a CDS encoding SDR family NAD(P)-dependent oxidoreductase, which produces MRSRIERVAVVGATSSIGRAIATRLARDGARVVLCGRRVAELELIAKDIAIRTGSDARVVRYEALAFDEHAEFVRRAERAFPGEEPGLEGLVVVVGEMAEQADAEADFALARRMIDVNYASVVSLCEELAPRLAANRGGFLCAVGSVAGDRGRQSNYLYGSTKAALATYVDGLRVRLAKAGVGVTLVKPGFVDTPMTWGRPGVFLAAKPSVVARDVVRGIRRNRRVVYTPWFWRWILLAVRLAPDALFRRLAL; this is translated from the coding sequence ATGAGGTCGCGCATCGAGCGCGTCGCCGTCGTCGGCGCGACGTCGAGCATCGGCCGCGCGATCGCCACGCGACTCGCGCGCGACGGAGCGCGCGTCGTGCTGTGCGGCCGACGCGTCGCGGAGCTCGAGCTGATCGCGAAGGACATCGCGATCCGCACGGGCAGCGACGCGCGCGTGGTCCGCTACGAGGCGCTCGCGTTCGACGAGCACGCCGAGTTCGTCCGACGCGCGGAGCGCGCGTTCCCGGGCGAGGAGCCCGGGCTCGAGGGCCTCGTCGTCGTGGTGGGCGAGATGGCCGAGCAGGCCGACGCCGAGGCCGACTTCGCGCTCGCCCGACGCATGATCGACGTCAACTACGCGAGCGTCGTGTCCCTCTGCGAGGAGCTCGCGCCGCGCCTCGCCGCGAACCGCGGCGGGTTCCTGTGCGCGGTCGGCTCCGTCGCGGGCGATCGCGGACGGCAGAGCAACTACCTCTACGGATCGACCAAGGCCGCGCTCGCGACCTACGTCGACGGGCTCCGCGTGCGGCTCGCGAAGGCGGGCGTCGGGGTCACGCTCGTCAAGCCCGGCTTCGTGGACACGCCGATGACGTGGGGACGCCCCGGCGTCTTCCTGGCGGCGAAGCCGTCGGTCGTCGCGCGCGACGTCGTGCGCGGCATCCGGCGCAATCGGCGCGTCGTCTACACGCCGTGGTTCTGGCGCTGGATCCTGCTCGCCGTGCGGCTCGCGCCGGACGCGCTCTTCCGCAGGCTCGCGCTGTGA